The following are encoded in a window of Candidatus Kapaibacterium sp. genomic DNA:
- the tsf gene encoding translation elongation factor Ts, with protein sequence MAEISALMVKDLRDKTGAGMADCKKALVEADGDITIAIEVLRKRGAASAAKRADKIANEGMIVAISKNDNKNAVMVEVNCETDFVARNQEFDDFVNIVANALLNNNITNVDDLMKVSVDGDSVEGLYNSILSKFSEKIEIRKFEHWTSEGFISTYIHAGNKLAVLLDVAIANVNDKAVASIRDIAMQIAAMNPQFIDRSQVDQSTLEKELEIYKQQAIDSGKKPEIAEKIAQGKLDKFFTENCLIEQAFVKDGSISVNDVIKQISELTGSEVKINRFARYALGES encoded by the coding sequence ATGGCAGAAATTTCAGCTCTTATGGTTAAAGACCTTCGCGATAAAACAGGCGCAGGTATGGCTGATTGCAAAAAAGCATTGGTCGAAGCAGATGGCGATATCACGATTGCTATCGAAGTTCTTAGAAAAAGAGGAGCGGCTTCGGCTGCTAAACGTGCAGACAAAATTGCTAACGAAGGTATGATTGTTGCTATTTCCAAAAATGACAACAAAAACGCTGTTATGGTCGAAGTGAATTGCGAAACCGACTTCGTTGCCAGAAATCAAGAATTTGACGATTTTGTAAATATAGTAGCTAATGCTTTACTTAATAACAATATTACAAATGTTGATGATTTGATGAAAGTCAGCGTAGATGGCGATTCTGTCGAAGGACTTTACAATAGTATTTTGTCTAAATTCAGCGAAAAAATTGAAATCAGAAAATTTGAACATTGGACTTCAGAAGGCTTCATTTCTACATATATTCATGCCGGAAACAAGCTCGCAGTCTTATTAGACGTTGCAATCGCAAATGTCAATGACAAAGCTGTAGCTTCAATTCGCGACATTGCAATGCAAATTGCAGCGATGAATCCTCAGTTCATTGACAGAAGCCAAGTTGACCAATCGACATTGGAAAAAGAACTCGAAATCTACAAGCAACAAGCAATTGATTCGGGCAAAAAACCTGAAATCGCCGAAAAAATTGCACAAGGCAAACTCGATAAATTCTTTACTGAAAATTGTCTTATCGAACAAGCTTTCGTCAAAGACGGCAGCATTTCGGTAAACGACGTAATCAAACAAATTTCCGAACTCACAGGCTCAGAAGTTAAAATCAATCGTTTTGCAAGATACGCACTCGGCGAATCCTAA
- the rpsB gene encoding 30S ribosomal protein S2, with protein MEHSVSIEQLLESGAHFGHLTRRWNPKMAQFIFTERNGIHIIDLRKTQVLLDLARQAIYDITSRGRSVLFIGTKQQAKLAIEESANKAEINYVSERWLGGMLTNFTTIRKSIKRLNTIDKMETDGTFEKITKKERLLLGRERDRLRKVFGGIESMTKLPGALFVVDTKKEHLAIKEAKILGIPVIGIVDTNVDPEEVEYPIPANDDSIKTVELVAGILADAIIEGSRIAKVKMAELAADGERIDKETEVDTEDDPKVRRKLRERRPPARTGQATPRYNAPQKQASDAPAVNAPQKPASEAPVANANQSDAATTEN; from the coding sequence ATGGAACATTCAGTATCAATCGAACAACTCCTCGAATCTGGAGCGCATTTTGGTCATCTTACCCGTCGTTGGAACCCTAAGATGGCTCAATTCATTTTTACCGAACGCAACGGTATTCACATCATTGACTTGCGTAAAACTCAAGTGCTTTTAGATTTAGCTCGTCAAGCAATTTACGACATCACTTCACGTGGTCGTTCGGTGCTTTTCATCGGAACTAAACAACAAGCCAAACTTGCTATCGAAGAATCAGCTAACAAAGCCGAAATCAACTACGTTTCCGAAAGATGGTTGGGCGGTATGTTGACTAACTTCACCACTATCAGAAAAAGCATCAAACGCCTAAATACCATTGACAAGATGGAAACTGACGGCACATTTGAAAAAATCACCAAAAAAGAAAGATTACTTCTCGGTCGCGAACGCGACAGACTTCGCAAAGTCTTTGGCGGTATCGAATCTATGACAAAACTCCCCGGAGCATTGTTCGTTGTTGATACTAAGAAAGAACACTTGGCGATTAAAGAAGCAAAAATCTTAGGTATTCCCGTAATCGGAATCGTTGACACTAATGTTGACCCCGAAGAAGTAGAATACCCAATTCCGGCAAACGACGATTCAATCAAGACTGTAGAACTCGTTGCTGGTATATTAGCTGATGCAATTATCGAAGGCTCGCGCATTGCCAAAGTTAAAATGGCAGAACTTGCTGCTGACGGCGAAAGAATTGACAAAGAAACTGAAGTTGACACCGAAGACGATCCAAAGGTAAGACGTAAATTAAGAGAAAGAAGACCACCGGCTCGTACTGGACAAGCAACTCCAAGATATAACGCTCCGCAAAAACAGGCTTCAGACGCTCCGGCTGTTAACGCTCCACAGAAACCAGCTTCAGAAGCTCCGGTAGCTAACGCTAACCAATCTGACGCTGCAACAACTGAAAATTAA
- the rpsI gene encoding 30S ribosomal protein S9 — MKALTATGRRKTSVAQVRMVTPGTGKVSVNKREFDTYFPVDLNRIEAVKPFMVTGTEGKFDVSVTVRGGGISGQTGAIQLGIARALVEYDEEMRSPLRQAGLMTRDPRMVERKKYGQKKARKRFQFSKR; from the coding sequence ATGAAAGCACTCACAGCAACCGGAAGAAGAAAAACATCCGTAGCGCAGGTTAGAATGGTTACTCCCGGAACAGGAAAAGTTTCTGTGAATAAGCGAGAATTCGACACTTATTTCCCGGTTGACCTAAATAGAATTGAAGCAGTTAAACCGTTCATGGTAACAGGCACCGAAGGCAAATTTGACGTTAGCGTCACTGTCCGCGGTGGTGGTATCTCCGGTCAAACAGGAGCTATCCAACTCGGTATAGCAAGAGCATTGGTCGAATACGACGAAGAAATGCGTTCGCCACTCCGCCAAGCCGGTCTCATGACTCGTGACCCGAGAATGGTTGAACGTAAAAAATACGGTCAGAAAAAAGCTCGTAAACGCTTCCAATTCTCTAAACGTTAA